One genomic segment of Sphingobacteriales bacterium includes these proteins:
- a CDS encoding START domain-containing protein: MLNLFVVIFVWLLNSFATPYYLPAETPQAIKPDWELVKNQKGIKVYTKVMPGYSLKAFKGTVRINTDSDACLALLQDFDSYHTWMHTCPESKLVRQVSKYEHYVYTVTDAPWPITDRDLISHCLATTDASGTITIALSCAPNEIPEKSNRIRIKKLDGYWKLTPVNATTTDVVYQAVSDSGGSVPAWAANMTMTDVPFYTLLNMKSKLEK; encoded by the coding sequence ATGCTAAATTTATTTGTAGTTATTTTCGTTTGGCTGTTAAATAGTTTTGCCACCCCCTATTATTTGCCGGCCGAAACCCCACAAGCAATAAAGCCTGATTGGGAACTTGTTAAAAACCAAAAGGGGATTAAAGTTTATACTAAAGTAATGCCGGGCTACTCGTTAAAAGCTTTTAAAGGCACAGTACGTATAAATACTGATAGCGATGCGTGTTTGGCCTTGCTACAAGATTTTGACAGCTATCACACTTGGATGCACACTTGCCCCGAAAGCAAACTAGTAAGGCAAGTTAGTAAATATGAACATTATGTTTATACCGTTACCGATGCCCCCTGGCCAATTACCGACCGAGATTTAATAAGCCATTGCCTTGCCACTACAGATGCCAGCGGCACAATAACAATAGCCTTATCATGCGCCCCAAACGAAATTCCAGAAAAATCCAATCGCATCCGGATAAAAAAATTAGACGGTTATTGGAAACTTACCCCGGTTAATGCCACAACCACCGATGTAGTTTATCAGGCCGTCAGCGACTCGGGCGGCTCGGTACCTGCTTGGGCGGCAAACATGACCATGACAGACGTGCCCTTTTATACCTTGCTTAATATGAAAAGCAAATTAGAAAAATAG
- a CDS encoding T9SS type A sorting domain-containing protein, whose protein sequence is MKYLFTLILSFLFVTLISISAEAANNKLGPEMATANVVVNGSPNVTLAPNPCNTYSIIKFENPLGLTHSVEVFDLIGNKVYEVQNIEGNSTRLNVNSLEPGMYFVFLYRENQKIYRSRLIISRN, encoded by the coding sequence ATGAAATATCTATTTACACTTATACTTTCTTTTTTATTTGTTACCTTAATATCAATAAGTGCCGAGGCTGCTAATAATAAATTAGGACCAGAAATGGCTACTGCCAATGTAGTGGTTAATGGTAGCCCCAATGTTACACTTGCACCCAACCCTTGCAACACATATAGTATAATTAAATTTGAAAACCCGTTGGGCTTAACCCATTCAGTTGAAGTCTTTGACTTAATAGGTAACAAAGTTTACGAAGTACAAAATATCGAAGGAAACTCAACTCGTCTAAATGTTAACAGCCTTGAGCCGGGTATGTATTTTGTATTTCTATACCGCGAAAATCAAAAAATTTACCGTAGCCGATTAATTATAAGCCGCAACTAA
- a CDS encoding cation:dicarboxylase symporter family transporter yields MKNRNTILALIFLGTITLFLHVLVHEFTIAIPSKVLTLFRWATIGSIAYWTYLRRALTGWILFSMVLGIELGYSFPDFSQHLNVCNKVFIRLIKTIIAPLLFGTLVVGIAGHSNIKQVGRMGWKSLLYFEIVTTIALFIGLAAINITGAGLGIAKKEVETTTLMPASQLTVKLDTTKNTFQLLNGDKALSPMPVPVKQKWEEVVLHIFPENAAKMIYDGQVLQIVIFSILFGIALLFVRADHRKTMLHWAESLTEVMFKFTAFIMYFAPVAVGAAMAYTVGHMGLGVLKNLFLLVATLYIALLAFIFGVLLPVALIFKIDFLRLLRTIAEPVSLAFATTSSEAALPKAMNAMEKFGVPRKIIAFVLPMGYSFNLDGTTLYLSLATIFVAQAAGIDLSLGQQLLILLTLMLTSKGVAGVPRASLVILFGTAASFGLPEWPIYLIMGIDELMDMARTSVNVIGNCLASAVIARSEGELAAPDLAASPNDQQNETNQV; encoded by the coding sequence ATGAAAAATCGCAACACTATTTTAGCTCTTATTTTTTTGGGTACAATTACTTTGTTCTTGCACGTTTTGGTGCACGAGTTTACTATTGCAATACCGTCTAAGGTGTTGACCCTTTTTAGGTGGGCAACCATCGGTTCGATAGCTTATTGGACGTATTTGCGCCGTGCACTTACCGGATGGATTTTGTTTAGCATGGTGCTGGGTATTGAGTTGGGATATAGTTTTCCGGATTTTTCGCAGCATTTGAATGTTTGCAACAAGGTTTTTATCAGGCTCATCAAAACTATAATTGCGCCCTTACTTTTTGGAACCTTGGTAGTGGGTATTGCCGGCCACAGTAATATAAAACAAGTAGGGCGTATGGGCTGGAAGTCGTTATTGTATTTTGAAATTGTTACAACTATTGCCTTGTTTATTGGTTTGGCAGCGATTAATATAACTGGTGCCGGATTGGGTATAGCCAAAAAAGAAGTTGAAACAACAACGCTAATGCCAGCCAGCCAGTTAACGGTAAAATTAGATACAACAAAAAATACCTTTCAGCTACTAAACGGCGATAAAGCGTTAAGCCCCATGCCAGTACCCGTAAAACAAAAATGGGAGGAGGTTGTACTGCATATATTTCCTGAAAACGCTGCAAAAATGATTTACGATGGGCAGGTTTTACAAATTGTGATATTTAGTATTTTATTCGGAATAGCCTTGTTGTTTGTACGCGCCGACCACCGAAAAACCATGCTTCATTGGGCCGAAAGCCTTACCGAGGTCATGTTTAAATTTACTGCTTTTATTATGTATTTTGCCCCTGTTGCTGTTGGAGCAGCTATGGCTTATACAGTTGGCCACATGGGATTAGGCGTGCTTAAAAATTTATTTTTATTGGTGGCAACTTTATATATCGCGTTGTTGGCATTTATTTTTGGCGTTTTGTTGCCCGTAGCGCTAATTTTTAAAATTGATTTTTTACGCCTATTGCGCACTATTGCCGAACCTGTTTCGTTGGCATTTGCTACTACAAGCAGCGAGGCAGCCTTACCCAAGGCTATGAATGCGATGGAAAAATTTGGTGTACCACGAAAAATTATTGCTTTTGTTTTGCCAATGGGTTATAGTTTTAACCTCGATGGCACAACCCTTTACCTTTCGTTGGCAACCATTTTTGTGGCACAAGCTGCTGGCATTGACCTTAGTTTGGGGCAACAATTACTAATTTTATTAACTTTAATGCTTACAAGCAAAGGGGTGGCTGGCGTGCCAAGAGCCTCGCTTGTAATATTATTTGGCACGGCTGCATCGTTTGGCCTGCCCGAGTGGCCTATTTACCTCATTATGGGTATTGACGAGCTAATGGACATGGCGCGAACATCGGTTAACGTGATAGGTAATTGCTTAGCAAGTGCCGTTATTGCTCGCTCGGAGGGCGAATTAGCCGCGCCCGACTTAGCAGCCTCACCCAATGACCAGCAAAATGAAACTAACCAAGTTTGA
- a CDS encoding DsbA family protein — protein sequence MLQNKNTKNSSNPLLCDPDTGVCAIPYLTEKSQMTAEQNSNELLPASKPIRIIYFTDPICSSCWGIEAQLRKLKLQYGHLIHIEYCMGGLLPSWEVYNSGGISEPANVAQHWDEVALHYQMPIDGGVWLADPLPSSYPPSIAFKAAQLQNPDKALLFMRIIREMVFVEKKNITKLEHLLDAASKAKLNIEQFKADYTLGAAKQLFENDLHLAQKMGARGFPTLFFSNNFEEQVTVYGARPYETFEQAIFKLYPDAAAQPGSAQPLPDDLWKMYNSYTAKEWSLLTNSSFSAAEKQMDALMGIYNLEKITIKSGSLWRKKSINN from the coding sequence ATGTTACAAAATAAAAATACAAAAAATAGTAGCAACCCTTTGCTTTGCGACCCCGATACCGGTGTTTGTGCCATACCGTATTTAACCGAAAAAAGCCAAATGACCGCCGAACAAAATTCAAATGAATTATTACCTGCCTCTAAACCCATTCGTATTATTTATTTTACCGACCCCATTTGCTCGTCTTGCTGGGGTATTGAGGCGCAACTGCGCAAATTAAAACTTCAATATGGGCATTTAATACATATTGAATACTGTATGGGTGGACTTTTGCCTTCGTGGGAGGTGTATAATAGCGGCGGAATTTCGGAGCCAGCAAACGTAGCACAACATTGGGACGAAGTTGCCCTGCATTACCAAATGCCCATTGATGGCGGAGTTTGGCTTGCCGACCCACTGCCCTCGTCGTACCCGCCTTCGATAGCTTTTAAGGCGGCACAACTTCAAAATCCGGATAAAGCACTACTGTTTATGCGCATCATTCGCGAAATGGTGTTTGTTGAAAAAAAGAATATCACAAAATTGGAGCATTTATTAGATGCCGCTTCAAAAGCCAAACTCAACATCGAACAATTTAAAGCCGACTATACTTTGGGGGCTGCTAAACAATTATTTGAAAACGATTTACATTTAGCTCAAAAAATGGGCGCAAGGGGTTTTCCAACTTTATTTTTTAGCAATAATTTTGAGGAACAAGTAACGGTTTACGGTGCACGCCCGTACGAAACTTTTGAACAAGCCATTTTTAAACTTTATCCGGATGCAGCAGCCCAACCCGGCTCAGCTCAACCCTTACCCGATGATTTATGGAAAATGTATAACAGTTATACTGCCAAAGAGTGGTCGCTGCTAACCAACAGCAGTTTTAGCGCCGCCGAAAAGCAAATGGATGCATTAATGGGGATCTATAATTTAGAAAAAATCACAATTAAAAGCGGTAGCCTTTGGCGCAAAAAATCAATTAACAATTAA